Proteins from one Petrotoga sp. 9PW.55.5.1 genomic window:
- the gcvT gene encoding glycine cleavage system aminomethyltransferase GcvT, whose translation MLKKVKEFYDFSRSQILKQVLENNGIQAFLKSSIGIGGEYFGEGVIYDIYVEEEDFEKAKQIIIGFKKGGEELNEMKKTPLYNKHKELGAKLGEFAGWELPLWYSSIIDEHQSVRNNIGVFDVSHMGEILIEGSEAEEFVDFLITNNIKKIEAGDIIYSPMCNDNGGIIDDLLAYKFSNQKVLLVVNASNTEKDFNWIKKHDDKFDVDVQNVSDEYCQIAFQGPKAQEQLQKYLTKINLDEVDYYTFRDIEIDNKKVIISRTGYTGEDGFELYLPPEISVNVWDKLLELAQQVDGKPCGLGCRDTLRFEPKMLLYGNDMDDNTTPLEAGLKWAVDFDKDFIGKDVLLNQKETGIKRKLVGMEILDKMPVRHGYEIYDESKDIKIGFVTSGVKSPTLNKNLALGYVDKDFSKIGTRIYIKARNKMLETEIVKTPFYKGSVRNKKI comes from the coding sequence ATGTTGAAAAAAGTCAAAGAATTTTATGATTTTTCTCGGAGTCAAATTTTGAAACAGGTTCTTGAGAATAACGGTATACAGGCTTTTTTAAAATCTTCTATAGGAATAGGCGGAGAGTATTTTGGTGAAGGTGTAATTTACGATATTTATGTTGAAGAAGAGGATTTTGAAAAGGCTAAACAAATAATTATAGGGTTTAAAAAAGGAGGCGAAGAATTAAACGAGATGAAAAAAACACCACTATATAATAAACATAAAGAACTAGGCGCTAAGTTAGGTGAATTTGCAGGATGGGAGCTCCCTTTGTGGTATTCTTCTATTATAGATGAACATCAATCAGTACGAAATAATATTGGTGTTTTTGATGTCTCTCATATGGGAGAAATTCTTATAGAAGGGTCTGAAGCTGAAGAATTTGTTGATTTTTTGATAACAAATAACATTAAGAAAATAGAAGCAGGAGATATAATTTACTCTCCAATGTGTAACGATAATGGAGGTATAATTGACGATCTTTTAGCGTATAAGTTTAGCAATCAAAAGGTTTTATTGGTCGTAAATGCTTCTAATACAGAAAAAGATTTTAATTGGATTAAGAAACATGACGATAAATTTGATGTTGATGTTCAGAATGTTAGTGATGAATACTGTCAGATAGCTTTTCAGGGTCCAAAGGCTCAAGAGCAGTTACAAAAATATTTAACTAAAATTAATTTGGATGAAGTAGATTATTATACTTTTAGAGATATTGAAATAGATAATAAAAAAGTTATTATCTCTAGAACCGGATACACTGGAGAAGATGGTTTTGAACTTTATTTGCCTCCAGAAATTTCTGTAAACGTTTGGGATAAACTTTTAGAATTAGCTCAACAAGTTGATGGTAAGCCTTGTGGGCTTGGCTGTAGAGACACTTTGAGGTTTGAACCTAAAATGTTATTGTATGGTAACGATATGGATGATAATACAACTCCATTAGAAGCGGGGTTAAAATGGGCGGTTGATTTTGATAAAGATTTTATAGGGAAAGATGTACTTTTAAATCAGAAAGAAACAGGAATCAAAAGAAAGTTGGTTGGCATGGAAATACTTGATAAGATGCCTGTAAGACACGGTTATGAAATATACGACGAGTCTAAAGATATAAAGATTGGCTTTGTAACAAGCGGTGTTAAATCACCAACTTTGAACAAAAATCTTGCATTGGGTTACGTTGACAAAGATTTTTCAAAAATAGGCACAAGGATATATATAAAAGCTAGAAATAAAATGTTGGAAACAGAAATAGTAAAAACTCCTTTCTATAAAGGCAGTGTTAGAAACAAAAAAATATAG
- a CDS encoding exonuclease SbcCD subunit D has protein sequence MKFIHTADWHLGKIIYSNYMTEDQRFILNKFINYLHSNSPDLLIISGDLYDRAVPPSEAVSLLNEVLSKIVLEMQIPTLIISGNHDSSERLEFLNGILSGMNLHIEGTLKKEVKKITFEDEYGPVNFYLLPYVEMQRAKELFKTDFENKTQVIEYYIDNMKVKDDERNILIAHEYVMGAEESESERPLSIGGSEYVEPSVFNKFDYVALGHLHRPQKVKNENINYSGSLLKYSFSEVNHIKGMNIVKMKEKGNVEIDKISFNPIREMKIIKGMFEEIIKKNPSDNYLQIVLEDEEPIFDAIYKLRAKFPNVLSLEFPNQQISENIFSLDKNVNDISPLEIFEIFFKEVKKRELSIQEKRKVEEIFEEVIKERSDES, from the coding sequence GTGAAATTTATACATACCGCTGACTGGCATCTTGGAAAAATAATTTACTCAAATTATATGACCGAGGATCAAAGATTTATTTTGAATAAGTTCATAAACTACCTACACAGTAATTCCCCTGATCTTTTGATTATATCTGGTGATTTATACGATAGAGCAGTACCGCCCTCCGAGGCAGTTAGTTTGTTGAATGAAGTCCTTTCAAAGATTGTTCTTGAAATGCAAATACCGACTTTAATTATATCAGGGAATCATGATAGTTCTGAAAGGCTTGAATTCTTAAACGGTATCCTTTCAGGAATGAATCTCCACATAGAAGGAACTTTGAAAAAAGAAGTAAAAAAGATAACCTTTGAGGATGAATATGGACCAGTTAACTTTTACTTACTTCCATACGTTGAAATGCAAAGGGCAAAAGAACTCTTTAAAACTGATTTTGAAAACAAGACACAGGTTATCGAATACTATATAGACAATATGAAGGTTAAAGATGATGAGCGAAATATTTTAATCGCTCACGAATATGTTATGGGGGCGGAAGAAAGTGAATCAGAAAGACCGTTATCAATAGGTGGCAGTGAATATGTTGAACCTTCAGTTTTTAATAAGTTTGACTATGTGGCCTTGGGGCATCTTCACCGCCCACAAAAAGTAAAAAATGAAAATATAAACTATTCTGGTTCACTTCTTAAGTATTCTTTTAGTGAAGTAAACCACATAAAGGGCATGAATATTGTTAAAATGAAGGAAAAGGGAAATGTTGAAATAGATAAAATAAGCTTCAATCCTATCAGAGAAATGAAAATTATTAAAGGGATGTTTGAAGAAATAATCAAAAAGAATCCATCCGACAATTATTTGCAAATCGTCTTAGAAGATGAAGAACCGATTTTTGATGCGATATACAAATTAAGGGCTAAATTTCCAAACGTTTTATCCCTTGAGTTTCCAAACCAACAAATTTCAGAAAACATATTTTCATTGGACAAAAATGTAAATGATATATCTCCTTTAGAAATTTTTGAGATTTTTTTTAAAGAAGTAAAAAAAAGAGAGTTGTCTATTCAAGAAAAAAGAAAAGTAGAAGAAATATTTGAAGAAGTAATAAAAGAGAGAAGTGATGAAAGTTGA